The proteins below come from a single Canis aureus isolate CA01 chromosome 14, VMU_Caureus_v.1.0, whole genome shotgun sequence genomic window:
- the POLR2K gene encoding DNA-directed RNA polymerases I, II, and III subunit RPABC4 — protein sequence MDTQKDVQPPKQQPMIYICGECHTENEIKSRDPIRCRECGYRIMYKKRTKRLVVFDAR from the exons ATGGACACCCAGAAGGACGTTCAACCCCCAAAGCAGCAGCCAATGATATATATCTGCGGAG aatgtcACACAGAAAACGAAATAAAATCCAGGGATCCAATCAGATGCAGAGAATGTGGATATAGAATAATGTACAAGAAAAGGACTAAAAGAT TGGTGGTTTTTGATGCTCGATGA
- the FBXO43 gene encoding F-box only protein 43 isoform X2, protein MSERHSNQACTGAENEVDSPTVNFKYSSFRDFCSTSSFQDSGYNELLQPCNFDNTDKEFFGKKEKGLTLTHEHPETPNLGLTHPLESPTQKKRLVFSRKEHDKTPELCETPKVSGKKFLLRRRLDISFSLLNGDFDSQNSSLESSINQVLNLEKNIPSSASSFPRQTSFSPLVTSTLKTEEATSSSQILRLNFSQQKTSTVDDSKDNCSLFEVECLSPIRGNSFTGDSITCDLSGSSLFINNENTYPKLLGSSARGTRCGTDENICVTPVSNLVANIKFNASQRLSPSTEVRGNISTPEDSGFNSLCLDKSEDSLSDQESSFREFQKHRGTVKVGDTVKKSGHLRRLRRLSTLQEQSSQSETEKDSDSEATPEAASDTLEDQLSSDNKILSFKNLSKTPALQLVHELFMRSKRKRFQQNVAHEFLEDTDGGQIAVLQCVLAGLIGKKMGIEKVDILTELKYRNLKHILAMVLDSLTAESLCSVWKVSRNWREIIVQDKKANRRRKFYISQLKTDSEGAILNVEDAATRLHLINRSALKSVQAQARIPGFQKGEVSTFSPWGEVLTPIASSSVTHLTSKQEEYVKVAKTLFIDEALKPCPRCQCPAKYQPFKKRGLCSRTACGFDFCVLCLCAYHGSEECNRGAAKPRNRKDALPGSAQSKQNLRRL, encoded by the exons ATGTCAGAGAGACATTCAAATCAAGCTTGCACTGGCGCAGAAAATGAGGTGGACTCTCCTACTGTCAATTTCAAATACTCCAGCTTCAGAGATTTTTGTTCCACATCTTCATTTCAAGATAGTGGCTATAATGAGTTGTTACAACCCTGCAACTTTGATAATACAGATAAAGAattttttggaaagaaagaaaaaggcttaACATTAACCCATGAACATCCTGAAACTCCAAATCTGGGTTTAACTCATCCTTTAGAATCACCAACTCAAAAAAAGAGACTTGTCTTTTCTAGGAAGGAACATGATAAAACCCCAGAACTCTGTGAAACCCCTAAAGTCAgtggaaaaaaatttttgctGCGCAGAAGGTTGGACAtatctttctctcttctaaaTGGGGACTTTGATTCACAAAACAGTTCTCTAGAAAGTAGTATAAACCAAGTTctcaacttagaaaaaaatattccaagtaGTGCTTCAAGTTTTCCAAGGCAAACGAGTTTTAGTCCTTTAGTTACTAGTACATTGAAAACAGAAGAAGCCACTTCCAGCAGTCAAATATTGAGACTAAATTTTTCTCAACAGAAGACTTCCACAGTTGATGATTCTAAAGATAATTGTAGCCTGTTTGAAGTCGAATGTTTATCTCCGATTCGGGGCAATAGTTTTACTGGAGACTCTATCACATGTGACCTTAGTGGTAGCAGTCTATTTATTAACAATGAGAATACATATCCCAAACTTCTGGGCTCCTCTGCTAGAGGCACACGTTGTGGAACAGATGAGAACATATGTGTGACTCCAGTAAGTAATCTTGTAGCAAACATTAAATTTAATGCAAGTCAAAGGCTCTCTCCTTCAACTGAAGTAAGGGGCAATATTTCAACACCTGAAGACAGTGGTTTTAACTCACTTTGTTTGGATAAATCAGAAGATTCCCTCTCTGACCAGGAAAGTTCTTTTCGAGAATTTCAGAAACATAGGGGAACTGTCAAAGTGGGGGACACCGTAAAAAAGTCGGGGCATCTTCGAAGGCTGAGAAGACTGTCCACCCTTCAAGAACAAAGCTCACAATCGGAGACAGAAAAGGACTCAGACTCTGAAGCAACACCAGAAGCTGCTTCAGATACCTTGGAGGATCAGCTGAGCAGTGACAATAAGATCTTAAGCTTTAAGAATTTATCAAAGACCCCAGCCTTGCAGCTAGTGCATGAGCTCTTCatgagaagcaaaagaaaaagattccaGCAAAATGTTGCACATGAATTCTTAGAAGACACGGATGGGGGCCAGATAGCTGTACTACAGTGTGTACTTGCAGGACTGATTGGCAAGAAAATGGGTATAGAAAAGGTGGACATCTTAAcagaattaaaatacagaaatttaaagCATATTCTTGCTATGGTTTTAGATTCATTGACTGCAGAAAGCCTATGCAG TGTTTGGAAAGTGAGCAGAAATTGGCGTGAAATTATTGTTCAAGATAAAAAAGCAAATCGGAGGAGGAAATTTTATATCTCACAACTGAAAACAGATTCTGAG GGGGCTATATTAAATGTTGAGGATGCTGCCACTCGGCTCCATCTTATAAATCGATCAGCTTTAAAATCTGTACAAGCTCAGGCTAGGATACCAGGTTTTCAGAAAGGAGAAGTTTCAACATTTTCTCCTTGGGGAGAAGTTTTGACACCTATAGCAAGCTCTTCTGTTACTCACTTAACTAGTAAACAGGAAGAATATGTTAAG GTTGCCAAAACACTATTTATTGATGAAGCATTAAAACCTTGCCCCAGGTGCCAATGCCCTGCTAAGTACCAGCCATTTAAGAAAAGGGGACTGTGTAGCCGCACAGCCTGTGGTTTTGACTTTTGTGTGTTATGTTTATGTGCTTATCATGGGTCTGAAGAATGTAATAGAGGAGCAGCAAagccaagaaatagaaaagatgcTCTTCCAGGAAGTGCCCAGAGTAAGCAGAATTTAAGACGCCTTTAA
- the FBXO43 gene encoding F-box only protein 43 isoform X4, translating into MILKMSERHSNQACTGAENEVDSPTVNFKYSSFRDFCSTSSFQDSGYNELLQPCNFDNTDKEFFGKKEKGLTLTHEHPETPNLGLTHPLESPTQKKRLVFSRKEHDKTPELCETPKVSGKKFLLRRRLDISFSLLNGDFDSQNSSLESSINQVLNLEKNIPSSASSFPRQTSFSPLVTSTLKTEEATSSSQILRLNFSQQKTSTVDDSKDNCSLFEVECLSPIRGNSFTGDSITCDLSGSSLFINNENTYPKLLGSSARGTRCGTDENICVTPVSNLVANIKFNASQRLSPSTEVRGNISTPEDSGFNSLCLDKSEDSLSDQESSFREFQKHRGTVKVGDTVKKSGHLRRLRRLSTLQEQSSQSETEKDSDSEATPEAASDTLEDQLSSDNKILSFKNLSKTPALQLVHELFMRSKRKRFQQNVAHEFLEDTDGGQIAVLQCVLAGLIGKKMGIEKVDILTELKYRNLKHILAMVLDSLTAESLCSVWKVSRNWREIIVQDKKANRRRKFYISQLKTDSEGAILNVEDAATRLHLINRSALKSVQAQARIPGFQKGEVSTFSPWGEVLTPIASSSVTHLTSKQEEYVKVTDVCMYLCTS; encoded by the exons ATG ATTTTGAAGATGTCAGAGAGACATTCAAATCAAGCTTGCACTGGCGCAGAAAATGAGGTGGACTCTCCTACTGTCAATTTCAAATACTCCAGCTTCAGAGATTTTTGTTCCACATCTTCATTTCAAGATAGTGGCTATAATGAGTTGTTACAACCCTGCAACTTTGATAATACAGATAAAGAattttttggaaagaaagaaaaaggcttaACATTAACCCATGAACATCCTGAAACTCCAAATCTGGGTTTAACTCATCCTTTAGAATCACCAACTCAAAAAAAGAGACTTGTCTTTTCTAGGAAGGAACATGATAAAACCCCAGAACTCTGTGAAACCCCTAAAGTCAgtggaaaaaaatttttgctGCGCAGAAGGTTGGACAtatctttctctcttctaaaTGGGGACTTTGATTCACAAAACAGTTCTCTAGAAAGTAGTATAAACCAAGTTctcaacttagaaaaaaatattccaagtaGTGCTTCAAGTTTTCCAAGGCAAACGAGTTTTAGTCCTTTAGTTACTAGTACATTGAAAACAGAAGAAGCCACTTCCAGCAGTCAAATATTGAGACTAAATTTTTCTCAACAGAAGACTTCCACAGTTGATGATTCTAAAGATAATTGTAGCCTGTTTGAAGTCGAATGTTTATCTCCGATTCGGGGCAATAGTTTTACTGGAGACTCTATCACATGTGACCTTAGTGGTAGCAGTCTATTTATTAACAATGAGAATACATATCCCAAACTTCTGGGCTCCTCTGCTAGAGGCACACGTTGTGGAACAGATGAGAACATATGTGTGACTCCAGTAAGTAATCTTGTAGCAAACATTAAATTTAATGCAAGTCAAAGGCTCTCTCCTTCAACTGAAGTAAGGGGCAATATTTCAACACCTGAAGACAGTGGTTTTAACTCACTTTGTTTGGATAAATCAGAAGATTCCCTCTCTGACCAGGAAAGTTCTTTTCGAGAATTTCAGAAACATAGGGGAACTGTCAAAGTGGGGGACACCGTAAAAAAGTCGGGGCATCTTCGAAGGCTGAGAAGACTGTCCACCCTTCAAGAACAAAGCTCACAATCGGAGACAGAAAAGGACTCAGACTCTGAAGCAACACCAGAAGCTGCTTCAGATACCTTGGAGGATCAGCTGAGCAGTGACAATAAGATCTTAAGCTTTAAGAATTTATCAAAGACCCCAGCCTTGCAGCTAGTGCATGAGCTCTTCatgagaagcaaaagaaaaagattccaGCAAAATGTTGCACATGAATTCTTAGAAGACACGGATGGGGGCCAGATAGCTGTACTACAGTGTGTACTTGCAGGACTGATTGGCAAGAAAATGGGTATAGAAAAGGTGGACATCTTAAcagaattaaaatacagaaatttaaagCATATTCTTGCTATGGTTTTAGATTCATTGACTGCAGAAAGCCTATGCAG TGTTTGGAAAGTGAGCAGAAATTGGCGTGAAATTATTGTTCAAGATAAAAAAGCAAATCGGAGGAGGAAATTTTATATCTCACAACTGAAAACAGATTCTGAG GGGGCTATATTAAATGTTGAGGATGCTGCCACTCGGCTCCATCTTATAAATCGATCAGCTTTAAAATCTGTACAAGCTCAGGCTAGGATACCAGGTTTTCAGAAAGGAGAAGTTTCAACATTTTCTCCTTGGGGAGAAGTTTTGACACCTATAGCAAGCTCTTCTGTTACTCACTTAACTAGTAAACAGGAAGAATATGTTAAG gtAACtgatgtgtgtatgtatctatgtacatcatga
- the FBXO43 gene encoding F-box only protein 43 isoform X3, producing MILKMSERHSNQACTGAENEVDSPTVNFKYSSFRDFCSTSSFQDSGYNELLQPCNFDNTDKEFFGKKEKGLTLTHEHPETPNLGLTHPLESPTQKKRLVFSRKEHDKTPELCETPKVSGKKFLLRRRLDISFSLLNGDFDSQNSSLESSINQVLNLEKNIPSSASSFPRQTSFSPLVTSTLKTEEATSSSQILRLNFSQQKTSTVDDSKDNCSLFEVECLSPIRGNSFTGDSITCDLSGSSLFINNENTYPKLLGSSARGTRCGTDENICVTPVSNLVANIKFNASQRLSPSTEVRGNISTPEDSGFNSLCLDKSEDSLSDQESSFREFQKHRGTVKVGDTVKKSGHLRRLRRLSTLQEQSSQSETEKDSDSEATPEAASDTLEDQLSSDNKILSFKNLSKTPALQLVHELFMRSKRKRFQQNVAHEFLEDTDGGQIAVLQCVLAGLIGKKMGIEKVDILTELKYRNLKHILAMVLDSLTAESLCSVWKVSRNWREIIVQDKKANRRRKFYISQLKTDSEGAILNVEDAATRLHLINRSALKSVQAQARIPGFQKGEVSTFSPWGEVLTPIASSSVTHLTSKQEEYVKCVCFHCRLPKHYLLMKH from the exons ATG ATTTTGAAGATGTCAGAGAGACATTCAAATCAAGCTTGCACTGGCGCAGAAAATGAGGTGGACTCTCCTACTGTCAATTTCAAATACTCCAGCTTCAGAGATTTTTGTTCCACATCTTCATTTCAAGATAGTGGCTATAATGAGTTGTTACAACCCTGCAACTTTGATAATACAGATAAAGAattttttggaaagaaagaaaaaggcttaACATTAACCCATGAACATCCTGAAACTCCAAATCTGGGTTTAACTCATCCTTTAGAATCACCAACTCAAAAAAAGAGACTTGTCTTTTCTAGGAAGGAACATGATAAAACCCCAGAACTCTGTGAAACCCCTAAAGTCAgtggaaaaaaatttttgctGCGCAGAAGGTTGGACAtatctttctctcttctaaaTGGGGACTTTGATTCACAAAACAGTTCTCTAGAAAGTAGTATAAACCAAGTTctcaacttagaaaaaaatattccaagtaGTGCTTCAAGTTTTCCAAGGCAAACGAGTTTTAGTCCTTTAGTTACTAGTACATTGAAAACAGAAGAAGCCACTTCCAGCAGTCAAATATTGAGACTAAATTTTTCTCAACAGAAGACTTCCACAGTTGATGATTCTAAAGATAATTGTAGCCTGTTTGAAGTCGAATGTTTATCTCCGATTCGGGGCAATAGTTTTACTGGAGACTCTATCACATGTGACCTTAGTGGTAGCAGTCTATTTATTAACAATGAGAATACATATCCCAAACTTCTGGGCTCCTCTGCTAGAGGCACACGTTGTGGAACAGATGAGAACATATGTGTGACTCCAGTAAGTAATCTTGTAGCAAACATTAAATTTAATGCAAGTCAAAGGCTCTCTCCTTCAACTGAAGTAAGGGGCAATATTTCAACACCTGAAGACAGTGGTTTTAACTCACTTTGTTTGGATAAATCAGAAGATTCCCTCTCTGACCAGGAAAGTTCTTTTCGAGAATTTCAGAAACATAGGGGAACTGTCAAAGTGGGGGACACCGTAAAAAAGTCGGGGCATCTTCGAAGGCTGAGAAGACTGTCCACCCTTCAAGAACAAAGCTCACAATCGGAGACAGAAAAGGACTCAGACTCTGAAGCAACACCAGAAGCTGCTTCAGATACCTTGGAGGATCAGCTGAGCAGTGACAATAAGATCTTAAGCTTTAAGAATTTATCAAAGACCCCAGCCTTGCAGCTAGTGCATGAGCTCTTCatgagaagcaaaagaaaaagattccaGCAAAATGTTGCACATGAATTCTTAGAAGACACGGATGGGGGCCAGATAGCTGTACTACAGTGTGTACTTGCAGGACTGATTGGCAAGAAAATGGGTATAGAAAAGGTGGACATCTTAAcagaattaaaatacagaaatttaaagCATATTCTTGCTATGGTTTTAGATTCATTGACTGCAGAAAGCCTATGCAG TGTTTGGAAAGTGAGCAGAAATTGGCGTGAAATTATTGTTCAAGATAAAAAAGCAAATCGGAGGAGGAAATTTTATATCTCACAACTGAAAACAGATTCTGAG GGGGCTATATTAAATGTTGAGGATGCTGCCACTCGGCTCCATCTTATAAATCGATCAGCTTTAAAATCTGTACAAGCTCAGGCTAGGATACCAGGTTTTCAGAAAGGAGAAGTTTCAACATTTTCTCCTTGGGGAGAAGTTTTGACACCTATAGCAAGCTCTTCTGTTACTCACTTAACTAGTAAACAGGAAGAATATGTTAAG TGTGTATGCTTTCACTGCAGGTTGCCAAAACACTATTTATTGATGAAGCATTAA
- the FBXO43 gene encoding F-box only protein 43 isoform X1, which produces MILKMSERHSNQACTGAENEVDSPTVNFKYSSFRDFCSTSSFQDSGYNELLQPCNFDNTDKEFFGKKEKGLTLTHEHPETPNLGLTHPLESPTQKKRLVFSRKEHDKTPELCETPKVSGKKFLLRRRLDISFSLLNGDFDSQNSSLESSINQVLNLEKNIPSSASSFPRQTSFSPLVTSTLKTEEATSSSQILRLNFSQQKTSTVDDSKDNCSLFEVECLSPIRGNSFTGDSITCDLSGSSLFINNENTYPKLLGSSARGTRCGTDENICVTPVSNLVANIKFNASQRLSPSTEVRGNISTPEDSGFNSLCLDKSEDSLSDQESSFREFQKHRGTVKVGDTVKKSGHLRRLRRLSTLQEQSSQSETEKDSDSEATPEAASDTLEDQLSSDNKILSFKNLSKTPALQLVHELFMRSKRKRFQQNVAHEFLEDTDGGQIAVLQCVLAGLIGKKMGIEKVDILTELKYRNLKHILAMVLDSLTAESLCSVWKVSRNWREIIVQDKKANRRRKFYISQLKTDSEGAILNVEDAATRLHLINRSALKSVQAQARIPGFQKGEVSTFSPWGEVLTPIASSSVTHLTSKQEEYVKVAKTLFIDEALKPCPRCQCPAKYQPFKKRGLCSRTACGFDFCVLCLCAYHGSEECNRGAAKPRNRKDALPGSAQSKQNLRRL; this is translated from the exons ATG ATTTTGAAGATGTCAGAGAGACATTCAAATCAAGCTTGCACTGGCGCAGAAAATGAGGTGGACTCTCCTACTGTCAATTTCAAATACTCCAGCTTCAGAGATTTTTGTTCCACATCTTCATTTCAAGATAGTGGCTATAATGAGTTGTTACAACCCTGCAACTTTGATAATACAGATAAAGAattttttggaaagaaagaaaaaggcttaACATTAACCCATGAACATCCTGAAACTCCAAATCTGGGTTTAACTCATCCTTTAGAATCACCAACTCAAAAAAAGAGACTTGTCTTTTCTAGGAAGGAACATGATAAAACCCCAGAACTCTGTGAAACCCCTAAAGTCAgtggaaaaaaatttttgctGCGCAGAAGGTTGGACAtatctttctctcttctaaaTGGGGACTTTGATTCACAAAACAGTTCTCTAGAAAGTAGTATAAACCAAGTTctcaacttagaaaaaaatattccaagtaGTGCTTCAAGTTTTCCAAGGCAAACGAGTTTTAGTCCTTTAGTTACTAGTACATTGAAAACAGAAGAAGCCACTTCCAGCAGTCAAATATTGAGACTAAATTTTTCTCAACAGAAGACTTCCACAGTTGATGATTCTAAAGATAATTGTAGCCTGTTTGAAGTCGAATGTTTATCTCCGATTCGGGGCAATAGTTTTACTGGAGACTCTATCACATGTGACCTTAGTGGTAGCAGTCTATTTATTAACAATGAGAATACATATCCCAAACTTCTGGGCTCCTCTGCTAGAGGCACACGTTGTGGAACAGATGAGAACATATGTGTGACTCCAGTAAGTAATCTTGTAGCAAACATTAAATTTAATGCAAGTCAAAGGCTCTCTCCTTCAACTGAAGTAAGGGGCAATATTTCAACACCTGAAGACAGTGGTTTTAACTCACTTTGTTTGGATAAATCAGAAGATTCCCTCTCTGACCAGGAAAGTTCTTTTCGAGAATTTCAGAAACATAGGGGAACTGTCAAAGTGGGGGACACCGTAAAAAAGTCGGGGCATCTTCGAAGGCTGAGAAGACTGTCCACCCTTCAAGAACAAAGCTCACAATCGGAGACAGAAAAGGACTCAGACTCTGAAGCAACACCAGAAGCTGCTTCAGATACCTTGGAGGATCAGCTGAGCAGTGACAATAAGATCTTAAGCTTTAAGAATTTATCAAAGACCCCAGCCTTGCAGCTAGTGCATGAGCTCTTCatgagaagcaaaagaaaaagattccaGCAAAATGTTGCACATGAATTCTTAGAAGACACGGATGGGGGCCAGATAGCTGTACTACAGTGTGTACTTGCAGGACTGATTGGCAAGAAAATGGGTATAGAAAAGGTGGACATCTTAAcagaattaaaatacagaaatttaaagCATATTCTTGCTATGGTTTTAGATTCATTGACTGCAGAAAGCCTATGCAG TGTTTGGAAAGTGAGCAGAAATTGGCGTGAAATTATTGTTCAAGATAAAAAAGCAAATCGGAGGAGGAAATTTTATATCTCACAACTGAAAACAGATTCTGAG GGGGCTATATTAAATGTTGAGGATGCTGCCACTCGGCTCCATCTTATAAATCGATCAGCTTTAAAATCTGTACAAGCTCAGGCTAGGATACCAGGTTTTCAGAAAGGAGAAGTTTCAACATTTTCTCCTTGGGGAGAAGTTTTGACACCTATAGCAAGCTCTTCTGTTACTCACTTAACTAGTAAACAGGAAGAATATGTTAAG GTTGCCAAAACACTATTTATTGATGAAGCATTAAAACCTTGCCCCAGGTGCCAATGCCCTGCTAAGTACCAGCCATTTAAGAAAAGGGGACTGTGTAGCCGCACAGCCTGTGGTTTTGACTTTTGTGTGTTATGTTTATGTGCTTATCATGGGTCTGAAGAATGTAATAGAGGAGCAGCAAagccaagaaatagaaaagatgcTCTTCCAGGAAGTGCCCAGAGTAAGCAGAATTTAAGACGCCTTTAA